In one Apostichopus japonicus isolate 1M-3 chromosome 18, ASM3797524v1, whole genome shotgun sequence genomic region, the following are encoded:
- the LOC139959007 gene encoding G-protein coupled receptor moody-like has protein sequence MDVSAWNTVSTTSISTTGIDSVQPPTLANRVIIAIILFTVSLTGIFGNSLVIIAVIVSKKLRTSTNIFVANLAIADLLTSLFLPILALSLIVNEATPLPDQLCGTAMGFVQVSLGCSLYTLASIAINRLLLITTSVSFYRLLFRRRFMVIWIFITWTVSASITCLPVILDRGELGFDSEYHICGGVSEHRHSALYETIIVCGLYPLPLTIIIICYTWLFTHIHRHNRKVKRHAKANKPISTLSGGVQNNTQGDMETHQQPIASPVIHIEVPSDSVEYPAVDDVKAPTPPSSEPSQLQVTNDIHHVQAQPVPRARKKAKREILQDNPRKLNFELQITMNLFIVVCAFLLCQTPYFSVFLLNVKGAPVLYAALGVFSNSAINPMIYAVKHPHFRKVFKCILFCMFNEVPERADFIKSIDLLSRGY, from the exons ATGGATGTGTCAGCATGGAACACGGTGTCAACGACGAGTATTAGCACTACCGGTATAGACTCGGTACAACCGCCTACTCTAGCTAATCGGGTTATAATTGCTATTATTTTATTCACTGTCAGTTTGACGGGTATTTTCGGTAATTCTCTTGTCATCATCGCTGTCATTGTATCGAAGAAGCTTCGAACATCGACGAACATCTTTGTAGCGAACCTAGCGATTGCCGATCTGCTCACGTCCTTGTTTTTACCAATCCTAGCGCTTTCTCTTATCGTCAACGAGGCAACACCACTACCGGACCAGCTATGTGGGACTGCAATGGGGTTCGTGCAAGTTTCTCTAGGTTGCAGTCTTTACACGTTAGCCTCCATCGCGATTAACCGGTTATTATTAATCACCACATCGGTATCATTTTATCGATTATTATTTCGGAGACGTTTCATGGTGATATGGATTTTTATCACGTGGACAGTCAGTGCCTCGATCACATGTCTACCTGTTATCCTTGACCGTGGGGAGTTAGGATTCGACAGCGAATATCATATATGTGGCGGTGTATCGGAACATCGTCATTCAGCTCTGTACGAGACGATTATCGTGTGTGGATTGTATCCGTTACCATTAACTATCATAATTATATGTTATACGTGGTTGTTTACACACATCCATAGACACAATAGAAAAGTTAAACGGCATGCCAAAGCTAACAAACCGATTTCGACACTATCTGGTGGAGTTCAAAACAATACTCAAGG TGACATGGAAACTCATCAGCAACCTATAGCGTCGCCAGTGATACATATCGAAGTGCCTTCGGATAGCGTCGAATATCCGGCTGTTGACGATGTAAAGGCTCCGACTCCGCCATCATCCGAACCATCCCAATTGCAAGTTACGAACGACATTCATCATGTGCAGGCGCAACCGGTTCCCAGAGCAAGAAAGAAAGCGAAACGTGAGATACTGCAGGACAATCCTAGAAAATTGAACTTTGAACTTCAAATAACGATGAACTTGTTTATCGTAGTGTGTGCCTTCCTGTTATGTCAAACGCCTTACTTTTCGGTATTTTTGTTAAATGTGAAGGGCGCCCCTGTTTTGTATGCAGCTCTTGGGGTTTTCTCTAATAGTGCTATCAATCCAATGATATATGCAGTCAAACATCCACACTTTAGAAAAGTattcaaatgtattttattttgtatgtttaACGAGGTCCCAGAGCGAGCGGATTTTATCAAATCTATAGATTTATTATCGAGAGGTTATTGA